The nucleotide sequence TTGGCGTCATCGCCATGGGGTTGAACTTCCTCGCCATGATCATGCTTCCGCTCGCCGACGCGACGGCGATCGGCTTCACCGTTCCCATCTTCGCCACCATCCTCGCCGCGATCCTGCTGTCCGAACGGACCGGCCCGTGGCGCTGGGGGGCGGTCATCGCGGGCTTCGCCGGCGTGCTCCTGATCGTGAAGCCGGGGGAGGGAGGGGTGCCCGCTTCGGGCGCCGCCCTTGCCCTCCTCGCCGCGGGCCTGACCGCCGCCGTGACCATCGTCATCCGCCGCCTCGGGGCCACCGAGCGCGCCTCCACCACCGTCTTCTGGTTCGCGGCCAGCAGCCTCGTGCCCCTGGGCCTCCTCATGCTCCACTTCGGCAAGGCGCATGACTTCACCACCTTCGCCATTCTCGCCGGCATGGCGCTCGCGGGCGGCCTTGCCCAATTGACCCTCACCGCAAGCCTTCGCCTCGCCCCCGTCGCACTGGTCATGCCGATGGACTATGCGAGCCTCCTCTGGGCGACCATGCTGGGCGCGCTCCTGTTCGCCGAGCTTCCCTCGCCGTCCGTCTGGGTCGGAGCCCCGGTCATCATCCTCTCCGGCCTGGTGATCGTCTGGCGGGAACATCATCTGGCCCGGCGCGCTGCCCTCGAGGCACGTGCCGAGACCACCACCTAAGGACAAGAATGCCCCGCAAGACCGCGCCCAAGGGCCTGCCGACCCCCAAGCAGATCCTCGACTTCATCCAGCAGTCGGGCCAGCCCGCCGGCAAGCGCGAGATCGCCCGAGCCTTTGGCCTCCACGGCCACGACAAGATCATGCTGAAGGCGCTCCTGAAGGACATGGCGGACGAGGGCCTGATCGACAGTGCTCCCGGCCGCGCCTTCCACAAGGCGGGCGGCATTCCGCGCGTCACCGTGCTGCGCATCGTCGCGGTCGAGGACGCCGCCATTGCCGTTCCCGACAATTGGCAGGGCGAGGGTTCGCCGCCGAAGCTCCGGGTCATCGAGAAGGGCCGACGTTCCGCCCTCGGCCTCAACGACCGCATCCTTGCCCGCACCGAGGAGCGCGGAACGGGCATGATCGCCCACCTGATGAAGAAACTGCAGCGCTCGGCCGACCTCATCCTCGGCGTCGTCCACGAGGACGAGGACGGCCGCAAATGGCTGAAGCCGGTCGACAAGCGCGAGCGCCGTCAGCTGCCCATCTCCGAGCTCGGCGACGCTGAGACCGGCGACCTCGTCCTTGCCGAGCCGACCGGCCGCCCGCCGCGCGTTTCGGCCAAGGTCGACGCGGTGCTCGGCGACCCTTTCGCCCCGCGCAGCTTCAGCCTGATCGCCATCCACAAGCACGGCCTTCCGCACGAGTTCGCCGACGAGACGATCGAGGAAGCCCGCCAGGTCTCCTCCTTGCCGCTGGGCCAGGATCGGGAGGACCTCCGCCACCTTCCCATCGTCGCCATCGACCCCGCCGACGCGCGCGACCATGACGATGCCATCTGGGCTTCCCCCCGCGAGGACGGCGGCTGGGACGCGATCGTCGCCATCGCCGACGTCAGCTTCTACGTCCGCCCCGGCAGCGCCCTCGACCGGGAGGCCCGCCGCCGCGGCAACAGCGTCTACTTCCCCGACCGCGTCGTGCCGATGCTCCCGCACGAACTGTCCTCGGACATCTGCTCGCTCAAGGAAGGCCAGGATCGCGCCGCGCTCGCCTGCCACCTCCACGTCGCCCCCGACGGCACGCTCAAGTCCTTCCGCTTCACTCGCGCCGTCATCCGAGTCGCCGCCAATATCGCCTACGAGGACGCGCAGCGCGCCATCGACGGGCAGGGCGGGGTCGAGCCCGACCTCCTCGACAGTGCACTTCGTCCGCTGTGGTCCTGCTGGTCCGCCTTGTTCGCCGCTCGCAAGCGCCGCGAACCGCTCGAGCTCGACCTTCCCGAACGTCAGGTCGTCCTCGACGAGAAGGGGCGAATCATGTCGGTCGCCCCGCGCGAGCGGCTCGACGCGCACAAGCTGGTCGAAGACTATATGATCGCCGCCAACGTCGCGGCCGCCAAGGCGCTTGAAGCGAAGAGGGCTCCGGTCATGTACCGCGTCCACGAGACGCCCGGCCGCGAGAAATTAGTGGCGCTCAAGGACTATCTCGCCACCTTCGACATGGAATTCGCGCTCGGCCAGGTAATCCGTCCATCGACCTTCAACCGGATCATCGAGCGGGTCGGAGACAGCGACGCCTTGCCCGAGATCACCGAACAGATTCTTCGTACCCAGACCCAGGCGCGCTACGCACCCGATCCGCTCGGCCATTTCGGCCTCGCCTTGCCCTCCTACGCCCACTTCACCTCGCCCATCCGCCGTTACGCCGACCTCCTCGTCCACCGCGCCCTGGTCAGCCACTATGGGCTCGGCGAGGGCGGCCTCCCACCCGAGGACGCCACGCGCTTCACGGAGATCGGCGAGCACATCTCCATGCTCGAGCGCCGTGCGATGGAGGCCGAGCGCGACACCATCGACCGCTATGTCGCCGCCTATCTCGCCGATCATGTCGGCCAGTTGCTCGATTGCCGCATCTCCGGAGTCCAGCCGTTCGGCATCTTCGCAACCGTTCAGGGCCTCGGCGGCGACGGGCTGATCCCGGCCGGGGATCTCGGCAACGAATATTACCGCTACGACGAGGCGGCGCGCCAGCTGGTCGGCGACGAGACCGGCGAGACATACCGCGTCGGCCAGCGCCTTCAGCTGCGGCTGGTAGAGGCCAATCCGGTCAGCGGCGCACTTCGCTTCGAGCTTCCCGAGGGTAGCTACGGGCGTCCGGCGGGTGGGCCCAGGGAACAACGGCGTGACCGCGTCTTTAAGCCTGCTGGCGGCCGCCGCGGTCGGCCGGCAAACATCCGCCATCAATCCCGCAAGCGCTAGGAAGAAGCCCCATGCCCAAGACAATCGCCGTGCTCCGCGGTAGCCCACGCGCCGACAGTCTGACCGGGAAGCTCGCCCGCGCCATCGAACGTGCGGTCGGCGACCGGCTCGCCTTTCACGATATCCAGGTCCATGGCCTGCCCTTCTACAATCCGGATCTCGAAAAGGATTCGAACCACCCCGAGTGGACCGCCTTCCGCCAATCCGTGAAGCAGTGCGACGGCCTGCTGTTCGTCACCCCCGAATGGAACCGCTCGGTCCCGGGCGGTCTCAAGAACGCCATCGACATCGGCTCGCGCCCCTATGGACAGGGCGTGTTCCAGCAGAAGCCCGCGGCGGTCGTGACCCAGTCGACCGGCGGTACCGGCGGCTTCGGCTGCAACCACCACCTCCGCCAGAGCCTCGTTCACCTCGATGCGATCGTCCTCGGCCAGCCCGAAATGTATGTCGGCAACCTGTCGGCCGACAAATTCGGCGACGATGGCCGGATCAGCGACGAGGGTCTCGCCAAGCTGATCGACGGCTTCGCGGACGCTTTCGTCGCCTGGGTCGACAGGCAGGGTTGAACGGCGGTCGTCCCGGGTCCGGCCCGGGCTTCTTGTTGCCTAGGAAGTGGTACCCCGGATCGGGTCCGGGGTGACGACCACTTGAGCCAACTCACAACCGCGGCAGAGTCACGCCCTTCTGCCCCTGATACTTGCCCGCCCGGTCGGCATAGCTGACTTCGCACGGCTCGTTGCCCTTGAGGAACAGGAACTGGCACGCCCCCTCATTGGCGTAGATCTTTGCCGGCAGCGGGGTCGTGTTACTGAACTCCAGCGTCACATGCCCCTCCCAGCCGGGCTCCAGCGGGGTCACGTTCACGATGATCCCGCACCGCGCATAGGTCGACTTGCCGAGGCAGATCACCAACACGTCGCGCGGTACCCGGAAATATTCCACCGTCCGCGCCAGCGCAAAGCTGTTGGGCGGGATGATGCAGACGTCGGTCTTGCGGTCGACGAAGCTGTTGGCCGCAAAGTCCTTGGGGTCGACCACTGCCGAATCGACGTTGGTGAAGATCTTGAACTCGTCGGCGACGCGCGCGTCATAGCCATAGCTCGACAGACCGTAGCTGATGCAGCCGTCGCGGCGCTGCGCCTCCACGAACGGCTCGATCATGCCTTGGGTTTGCGCCTGTTCGCGGATCCAGCGGTCGGATAATATGCTCATGGTGGCGGTCTAGCGTTGCGCCGAGCGGTTCGTCGAATCCCGACCCGCGGAAATCCACCGCTAAGCCGACTTTTCCACAGGGCATCCACCGTTAACGTCCGCCGGCGCCCTTTTCCTTCCGCCCGAGAGGCGTAGAAGCACGCCCATGGCCGAAATTCTTCTTCACCCCGGTGCCGGCGCCCCCGAGGCGTCCGTCCAGCAGCTGCCGCACAACATTCAGGCGGAAGCCGCCCTGCTCGGTGCCCTGCTGCTCGACAACCGGCTGGTCGAGGACGTCCAGCTCAAGCTCCGCGCCGACCATTTCTTCGAGCCGCTGCACGGCCGGATCTACGAAGCGGTTCTCCGGCTGACCGACCGCAACATGGTTGCAAACCCCGTCACCCTTCGCCCCCTGTTCGAGGCCGACGAGGCGATGAAGCAGGTCGGCGGTCCGACCTATCTCGCCCAGCTTACCGGGTCGGGCGCGGCGCTGATCGCGGCAAAGGACTTCGCCAGCCAGATCTACGACCTCGCCCTGTTGCGCAGCCTGGTCGCCGTCGGCCGTGACATGGTGACGGGCGCGCTCGACACCAGCGAGGACGTCCGTCCGCTCGACCAGATCGAGCGGGCCGAGACCGAGCTCTACAAGGTCGCCGAAGCCGGTGGCGGCGAGGGCAAGGTCAAGACCTTCGCCGACGCCTCCAAGGAAGCCCTGCTGATCGCCGAAGCCGCCCTCAACAATGGCGGCAAGCTGTCGGGCATCACCACCGGCTTCACCGAGGTGAATGCGCGAATGGGCGGCATGCACCGCTCCGACCTCATCATCCTCGCCGGGCGCCCGGGCATGGGCAAGACCTCGCTCGCCACCAACATCGCCTTCAACGCCGCCCGTCGCCTGCTCCAGGACCTTGCCGACGGCATCCCCGCCGAGCGCTCGGCCGGCGCCGCTGTCGCCTTCTTCAGCCTCGAAATGTCGGCCGACCAGCTCGCCACGCGAATCCTCGCGGAACAGAGCAACATCCCGGGCACGCAGATCCGCACCGGGAACATGAACATCAACGAATTCCGCGACTTCGCGCGGATCGCGGGCGAGCTGAACAGCCTTCCCCTCTACATCGACGATACGCCGGGCCTGACCATCGCCGCGCTGCGCACCCGCGCCCGGCGGCTGAAGCGCCAGAAGAACATCGGCCTGATCATCGTCGACTATCTCCAGCTCCTGTCCGGCACGTCCAAGAGCGGCGACGGCAACCGAGTGCAGGAAATCTCCGAGATCAGCCGCGGCCTCAAGCAGCTCGCCAAGGAGCTGCACGTACCGGTCGTCGCTTTGTCCCAGCTCAGCCGTGCGGTCGAACAGCGTGAGGACAAGCGTCCGCAGCTCTCCGACCTTCGCGAATCCGGCTCGATCGAGCAGGACGCCGACATGGTCTGGTTCATCTTCCGCGGCGACTATTACCTCGCCGCGAAGCAGCCGGCCGACGACCATCCCGACTTTGCCGCCTGGCAGGAGG is from Sphingomonas sp. LHG3406-1 and encodes:
- a CDS encoding DMT family transporter — its product is MTRDTDQPARQRPLAGIALRLLTAILLAIMFAGVKLAATRGVHFVESLFYRQIGSVLCATGLVLAGPGLQSLRTKRVGAHVGRMALGVIAMGLNFLAMIMLPLADATAIGFTVPIFATILAAILLSERTGPWRWGAVIAGFAGVLLIVKPGEGGVPASGAALALLAAGLTAAVTIVIRRLGATERASTTVFWFAASSLVPLGLLMLHFGKAHDFTTFAILAGMALAGGLAQLTLTASLRLAPVALVMPMDYASLLWATMLGALLFAELPSPSVWVGAPVIILSGLVIVWREHHLARRAALEARAETTT
- the rnr gene encoding ribonuclease R, with the translated sequence MPRKTAPKGLPTPKQILDFIQQSGQPAGKREIARAFGLHGHDKIMLKALLKDMADEGLIDSAPGRAFHKAGGIPRVTVLRIVAVEDAAIAVPDNWQGEGSPPKLRVIEKGRRSALGLNDRILARTEERGTGMIAHLMKKLQRSADLILGVVHEDEDGRKWLKPVDKRERRQLPISELGDAETGDLVLAEPTGRPPRVSAKVDAVLGDPFAPRSFSLIAIHKHGLPHEFADETIEEARQVSSLPLGQDREDLRHLPIVAIDPADARDHDDAIWASPREDGGWDAIVAIADVSFYVRPGSALDREARRRGNSVYFPDRVVPMLPHELSSDICSLKEGQDRAALACHLHVAPDGTLKSFRFTRAVIRVAANIAYEDAQRAIDGQGGVEPDLLDSALRPLWSCWSALFAARKRREPLELDLPERQVVLDEKGRIMSVAPRERLDAHKLVEDYMIAANVAAAKALEAKRAPVMYRVHETPGREKLVALKDYLATFDMEFALGQVIRPSTFNRIIERVGDSDALPEITEQILRTQTQARYAPDPLGHFGLALPSYAHFTSPIRRYADLLVHRALVSHYGLGEGGLPPEDATRFTEIGEHISMLERRAMEAERDTIDRYVAAYLADHVGQLLDCRISGVQPFGIFATVQGLGGDGLIPAGDLGNEYYRYDEAARQLVGDETGETYRVGQRLQLRLVEANPVSGALRFELPEGSYGRPAGGPREQRRDRVFKPAGGRRGRPANIRHQSRKR
- a CDS encoding NADPH-dependent FMN reductase, with translation MPKTIAVLRGSPRADSLTGKLARAIERAVGDRLAFHDIQVHGLPFYNPDLEKDSNHPEWTAFRQSVKQCDGLLFVTPEWNRSVPGGLKNAIDIGSRPYGQGVFQQKPAAVVTQSTGGTGGFGCNHHLRQSLVHLDAIVLGQPEMYVGNLSADKFGDDGRISDEGLAKLIDGFADAFVAWVDRQG
- the dcd gene encoding dCTP deaminase, yielding MSILSDRWIREQAQTQGMIEPFVEAQRRDGCISYGLSSYGYDARVADEFKIFTNVDSAVVDPKDFAANSFVDRKTDVCIIPPNSFALARTVEYFRVPRDVLVICLGKSTYARCGIIVNVTPLEPGWEGHVTLEFSNTTPLPAKIYANEGACQFLFLKGNEPCEVSYADRAGKYQGQKGVTLPRL
- a CDS encoding replicative DNA helicase; amino-acid sequence: MAEILLHPGAGAPEASVQQLPHNIQAEAALLGALLLDNRLVEDVQLKLRADHFFEPLHGRIYEAVLRLTDRNMVANPVTLRPLFEADEAMKQVGGPTYLAQLTGSGAALIAAKDFASQIYDLALLRSLVAVGRDMVTGALDTSEDVRPLDQIERAETELYKVAEAGGGEGKVKTFADASKEALLIAEAALNNGGKLSGITTGFTEVNARMGGMHRSDLIILAGRPGMGKTSLATNIAFNAARRLLQDLADGIPAERSAGAAVAFFSLEMSADQLATRILAEQSNIPGTQIRTGNMNINEFRDFARIAGELNSLPLYIDDTPGLTIAALRTRARRLKRQKNIGLIIVDYLQLLSGTSKSGDGNRVQEISEISRGLKQLAKELHVPVVALSQLSRAVEQREDKRPQLSDLRESGSIEQDADMVWFIFRGDYYLAAKQPADDHPDFAAWQEEMSRIYGIAELIIAKQRHGATGKVKLKFDARITRFSDLVEEGYAPEFD